One genomic segment of Paraburkholderia phymatum STM815 includes these proteins:
- a CDS encoding AI-2E family transporter, producing MKLPLNPQRTSPNRVYPPGTPGLHGLTSVITFVVVVCGLYFAREVLIPITLAVLLSFLLAPLVGLLRRLHFGQLPSIFVAVLTAVVALLAVSTLIGAQVAQLAGSLPQYQAAIERKVETVQEKTVGRADALLSRAATALARVAPERPAPAHEAGRSQKPTVAAPLPVEVHEPIPSPLQLAQRVFSPVVGPLETMFIVLVVTIFILLQREDLRDRLIRLFGARDLHRTTTAINDAASRLSRYFVAQLGVNLGAGATIAIGLAIIGVPGALLFGVLTALLRFVPYIGTWIAGLLAVILAAAIQPQWTMAVWTIVLFVSIDVVAGQVVEPLLYGHSSGLSPLAVVVAAIFWSWLWGPIGLVLSTPLTLCLVTLGRYAERLKFLTVLLGDQPALTPAQNFYQRLLADDPHEAIVQADRFLRDMPLTRYYDDVAREGLRLARNDTLRGVFAPEQLARMNETLLDIVENLEHVEGMPGDEPDPNAPDALPALAPDDAARQQLVCVAGRGAFDEVTTAIAVQLLTRRGFSPVTANYAQFRRGQADTLGSDGAAIVCVVTLDAPEAPPYLRNLLRRIRERAPGAHLIVGIGGQSERVDEVGALTDTNNANGFSDLVNQCVQAAVARSTPLVEPTPRGVDA from the coding sequence ATGAAACTTCCCCTCAATCCGCAACGCACATCGCCCAACCGCGTCTACCCGCCGGGGACGCCGGGGCTGCACGGTCTGACGTCGGTGATCACGTTCGTCGTCGTGGTGTGCGGACTGTACTTCGCACGCGAAGTGCTGATTCCAATCACGCTTGCGGTGCTGCTGAGCTTTCTGCTCGCGCCGCTCGTCGGGCTGCTGAGGCGTCTGCACTTCGGTCAGTTGCCGTCGATCTTCGTCGCCGTGCTCACCGCCGTCGTCGCGCTGCTCGCGGTCAGCACGCTGATCGGCGCGCAGGTCGCGCAACTTGCAGGCTCCTTGCCGCAATACCAGGCGGCCATCGAGCGCAAGGTCGAGACTGTGCAAGAGAAGACGGTCGGACGCGCCGATGCGCTGCTCTCGCGCGCCGCCACCGCTCTCGCGCGCGTCGCGCCGGAACGCCCGGCGCCCGCGCACGAAGCCGGCCGCTCGCAGAAACCGACCGTCGCCGCGCCCTTGCCCGTCGAAGTGCACGAGCCGATTCCGTCGCCGCTGCAGCTCGCGCAGCGCGTGTTCTCGCCCGTGGTCGGGCCGCTCGAAACGATGTTCATCGTGCTCGTCGTGACGATCTTCATTCTGCTGCAGCGCGAGGATCTGCGCGATCGACTGATACGTCTGTTCGGCGCACGCGACCTGCACCGCACGACCACCGCCATCAACGACGCCGCCAGCCGGCTGTCGCGCTACTTCGTCGCGCAACTCGGCGTGAACCTGGGCGCGGGCGCGACAATCGCAATCGGTCTCGCGATCATCGGGGTGCCAGGCGCGTTGCTGTTCGGCGTGCTGACGGCGCTGCTGCGCTTCGTGCCGTACATCGGCACGTGGATCGCGGGGCTGCTCGCCGTGATTCTCGCGGCCGCGATCCAGCCGCAATGGACGATGGCCGTGTGGACGATCGTGCTGTTCGTGTCCATCGACGTCGTCGCGGGCCAGGTCGTCGAGCCCTTGTTGTATGGACATAGTTCGGGGCTGTCGCCCCTCGCTGTCGTCGTCGCGGCGATTTTCTGGAGCTGGCTGTGGGGGCCGATCGGCCTCGTGCTGTCGACCCCGCTCACGCTCTGCCTCGTCACGCTCGGCCGTTACGCGGAGCGCCTGAAATTCCTGACCGTGCTGCTCGGCGACCAGCCCGCGCTGACACCTGCGCAGAACTTCTATCAGCGGCTGCTCGCCGACGATCCGCACGAGGCCATCGTGCAGGCGGACCGTTTCCTCAGAGACATGCCGCTCACCCGCTATTACGACGACGTCGCCCGCGAAGGCCTGCGGCTTGCGCGTAACGACACGCTCCGCGGCGTGTTCGCGCCCGAGCAGCTCGCGCGCATGAACGAAACGCTGCTCGATATCGTCGAGAATCTCGAACATGTCGAAGGCATGCCGGGGGACGAGCCCGATCCGAACGCACCCGATGCGCTGCCCGCTCTCGCGCCCGACGACGCCGCGCGGCAACAACTCGTATGCGTGGCGGGCCGAGGCGCGTTCGACGAGGTGACGACTGCCATCGCCGTGCAATTGCTGACTCGGCGTGGCTTCTCTCCCGTCACCGCGAACTACGCGCAGTTCCGGCGCGGCCAGGCCGATACGTTGGGCTCAGACGGCGCGGCCATCGTCTGCGTGGTCACACTCGATGCGCCCGAAGCGCCGCCGTATCTGCGCAATCTGCTGCGCCGCATCCGCGAACGTGCGCCCGGCGCACATCTGATCGTCGGCATTGGCGGGCAGTCGGAGCGGGTCGACGAGGTGGGCGCATTGACTGACACGAACAACGCCAATGGATTCAGCGACCTCGTCAATCAATGCGTGCAGGCGGCCGTCGCGCGCTCCACGCCGCTTGTCGAGCCGACGCCGCGCGGCGTCGACGCGTGA